From Ostrinia nubilalis chromosome 9, ilOstNubi1.1, whole genome shotgun sequence, one genomic window encodes:
- the LOC135074816 gene encoding protein Gawky, whose protein sequence is MSNVSVILCVPRLIKDNCYSNIDTVTEPMQCNNSTSTLVVNTNKFGAFERVYKKNESQRVSVKMVDNNIYNVEFVDSIQQNQMIGDTPNYCIPLKINAITVQGISYSDPYFSSFNLKYKMAFGAPEYMNKSDYAFKSSVCIIHDEPCETQLLNEKSARDMICKTKTRMITDDDKSARTYHDNNVGFGAASSESALKVFANGDLTLDGMLELSRHEGDLMKTLGGAVDSWGVPRRLRLCGGGESSLNAATGWGSPPASNNNGGNWGGNSSGQTNSGSNNTQQWNNTAQRPPTSQADRLFLAVNSNKANGNQMPPTSAASGQNWQSSPPNMPNSQSNNNGAPASNGTNNSGNGNGANPSNPAANSNGPSAGNGNGNNVNSTSSAKIEINSMREALFSQDGWGGQHVNQDTNWDVPGSPEPGSKVEPTAGGPPAWKPSINNGAFLGTDLWEANLRNGGQPPPQPAAKTPWGHTPTTNIGGTWGEDDDAADSANVWTGPPPPQQWPAGPPQHAQQWAVPKKDDWNAWGEPPRGGDPRLDPHGRSADPRQQPNDPRHDLRGGISGRLNGDMWSQHHQHTGPNKMMPSGGVNQWGAQGPKESIKATGWEEPSPPAARRAAGGFDDGTSLWAQRGGMGGMAGRGATQGPPAPQRIPPTPTKPDAVWGAHAQRNGSWEEPHAPGWPERDASAWPDQSGPALWPVPKPKPTGPGGGWPDDIGEWGGPKPPQAGPLGKQLPKEVIWNSKQFRFLVEMGFKKEEAEAALRSRDMNAEEAFELLSNGARDGWRRDEFHHQPFQPPPNVPAVSPAVAQKLLSQPPPQTVQHHHSYNPNSGTGNSGQPSTAQLRMLVQQIQMAVSAGYLNHQILNQPLAPQTLVLLNQLLQQIKVLQQLVQQHSLALSKGNSTLALQCSVQITKAKQQITALQNQIANQQALYMKQQAGGADLFKPSHDPLAGLQNNFSDMGISKDTQSAYGASGNQQSRLNQWKLPSLDKDGEGSEFSRAPGTAKSTTSPQLNQLGLQPDSTWGVGRGSEGWGDAGADVADEEYVCPRWFSTWGVGRGSEGWGDAGADVADGKDAWPAHPAHQPVYDLVPEFEPGKPWKGNQMKNVEDDPAMTPGSVVRSPLSLAAIKDTDMLGGKTSPPGGERSLSSSTWSYAPPATSAANALKPPADTWAGKPRPAPPGLNKPWPQHHNAQQRPVSSWQASTWLLLKNLTAQIDGSTLKTLCIQHGPLQNFHLYLNQGLALARYSTREEAAKAQMALNNCVLSNTTIFAESPAESEVQMILQHLGSGGGGAWRGSKDSWGGFPGLWPEHDQRATPSSLNSFLPPDLLGGESI, encoded by the exons ATGTCTAATGTTTCTGTAATATTATGTGTTCCACGTCTAATTAAGGATAATTGTTACTCCAATATTGATACTGTTACCGAACCAATGCAATGTAATAACTCCACCTCGACATTGGTGGTAAACACAAATAAATTTGGTGCTTTTGAGCGAGTCTATAAGAAGAATGAGAGTCAGCGAGTTAGTGTAAAAATggtagataataatatttataatgtagAGTTTGTTGATAGTATCCAACAAAACCAAATGATTGGCGATACGCCTAACTACTGCATTCCTTTAAAGATTAACGCCATAACAGTCCAGGGTATCTCATACAGTGACCCATATTTCAGTAGCTTTAACTTAAAGTATAAGATGGCGTTTGGAGCGCCAGAGTATATGAACAAGTCTGATTACGCTTTTAAATCCTCAGTTTGTATTATACATGATGAGCCTTGCGAGACGCAACTATTGAACGAAAAGTCTGCTCGTGATATGATATGCAAAACGAAAACTCGAATGATTACTGACGACGACAAGTCTGCAAGAACATACCATGACAATAATGTTGGTTTTGGGGCCGCGAGCTCTGAGTCAGCTTTGAAAGTATTCGCAAACGGTGATCTCACTTTGGACGGGATGTTGGAACTCAGTAGACACGAGGGCGACCTGATGAAGACTTTGGGGGGCGCCGTAGACAGCTGGGGCGTGCCGCGCCGGCTCCGGCTATGCGGCGGCGGCGAGAGCTCGCTCAACGCAGCAACCGGCTGGGGCAGCCCGCCTGCTTCGAACAATAACG GTGGGAATTGGGGCGGCAACTCCAGTGGCCAAACTAACAGTGGATCGAACAATACTCAACAATGGAATAATACGGCCCAGCGGCCGCCTACTTCTCAAGCCGACA GATTGTTTCTTGCAGTGAACAGCAACAAAGCGAACGGCAACCAGATGCCGCCTACCAGTGCTGCCTCAGGCCAGAACTGGCAGAGCTCTCCGCCTAACATGCCAAATTCACAGTCCAACAACAATGGTGCGCCTGCAAGCAATG GCACGAACAACTCTGGAAACGGGAATGGAGCGAACCCTTCCAATCCGGCTGCGAATTCTAACGGGCCTTCTGCTGGGAACGGAAACGGGAATAACGTCAACAGCACGTCCTCTGCCAAGATCGAGATCAACTCAATGAGGGAGGCTCTCTTCAGCCAAGATGGTTGGGGTGGA CAACACGTCAACCAAGACACCAACTGGGATGTACCCGGATCACCCGAGCCCGGCTCGAAGGTGGAGCCCACGGCCGGTGGACCTCCGGCATGGAAGCCGAGCATCAACAACGGCGCTTTCCTCGGAACCGATCTCTGGGAGGCGAACCTCAGGAACGGGGGccagccgccgccgcagcccGCCGCGAAGACCCCCTGGGGGCACACGCCCACGACGAACATCGGGGGCACGTGGGGCGAGGACGACGACGCCGCCGACTCGGCCAACGTGTGGACcgggccgccgccgccgcagcagtGGCCGGCGGGCCCGCCGCAGCACGCTCAGCAGTGGGCAGTGCCGAAAAAGGACGATTGGAACGCGTGGGGCGAGCCGCCGCGTGGCGGGGACCCGCGCCTCGACCCGCACGGCCGCTCCGCCGACCCGCGGCAGCAGCCCAACGACCCGCGCCACGACCTGCGCGGCGGCATCTCCGGCCGCCTCAACGGCGACATGTGGAGCCAGCACCACCAGCACACCGGGCCCAACAAGATGATGCCCAGCGGCGGCGTCAACCAGTGGGGCGCGCAG GGTCCCAAGGAATCGATCAAAGCGACCGGCTGGGAGGAGCCGTCGCCGCCGGCGGCTCGCCGAGCGGCCGGGGGCTTCGACGACGGGACGTCATTATGGGCGCAGCGCGGAGGTATGGGAGGCATGGCCGGCCGCGGCGCCACGCAGGGCCCGCCGGCCCCGCAGCGCATCCCGCCCACGCCCACGAAACCAGACGCGGTTTGGGGAGCCCACGCCCAGCGCAACGGCTCCTGGGAGGAGCCCCACGCGCCTGGCTGGCCCGAGCGCGACGCTTCAGCTTGGCCCGACCAGTCCGGCCCTGCCCTGTGGCCCGTGCCCAAGCCTAAGCCCACCGGTCCCGGTGGTGGCTGGCCCGACGACATCGGAGAGTGGGGCGGCCCTAAGCCCCCGCAGGCCGGACCTCTCGGCAAGCAGCTGCCGAAGGAAGTCATCTGGAACAGCAAGCAGTTCAG GTTCTTGGTGGAGATGGGTTTCAAGAAAGAGGAGGCCGAAGCGGCGCTCCGCAGCCGCGATATGAATGCTGAAGAAGCCTTTGAATTATTGTCGAACGGCGCTCGCGATGGATGGAGGCGCGACGAGTTCCACCACCAGCCCTTCCAGCCGCCACCGAATGTCCCAGCGGTGTCCCCCGCCGTGGCTCAGAAGCTGTTGAGTCAGCCGCCGCCGCAAACGGTGCAGCATCATCACTCTTACAACCCTAACAG TGGCACCGGCAACAGCGGTCAACCCAGCACAGCACAACTTCGCATGCTGGTACAACAGATCCAGATGGCGGTGTCAGCAGGCTACCTCAACCACCAGATCCTCAACCAGCCGCTGGCCCCTCAGACGCTCGTGCTATTGAATCAGCTGCTGCAACAG ATCAAAGTACTGCAGCAACTGGTGCAACAACACTCGCTGGCGCTGTCCAAGGGCAACTCCACGCTCGCGCTCCAGTGCTCCGTGCAGATTACCAAGGCTAAGCAGCAGATCACTGCTCTCCAA AACCAAATCGCGAACCAGCAGGCTCTATACATGAAGCAGCAGGCCGGCGGCGCCGACCTGTTCAAGCCGAGCCACGACCCGCTCGCCGGGCTGCAGAATAACTTCAGCGATATGGGCATCTCTAAGGACACGCAGTCG GCGTATGGTGCAAGTGGCAACCAGCAATCGCGACTGAACCAGTGGAAGCTGCCTTCCCTGGACAAGGATGGTGAGGGTTCGGAGTTCAGCCGTGCCCCTGGAACCGCCAAGTCCACCACCAGCCCTCAGCTCAACCAACTTGGCCTGCAACCTGACTC CACATGGGGCGTCGGGCGCGGCTCCGAGGGCTGGGGCGACGCGGGCGCCGACGTGGCCGACG AAGAA TATGTTTGTCCCCGCTGGTTCAGCACATGGGGCGTCGGACGCGGCTCCGAGGGCTGGGGCGACGCGGGCGCCGACGTGGCCGACGGCAAGGACGCCTGGCCCGCGCACCCCGCGCACCAGCCGGTCTACGACCTCGTGCCTGAGTTCGAGCCTGGCAAACCCTGGAAG GGTAACCAGATGAAGAACGTCGAAGACGACCCAGCAATGACGCCTGGATCCGTGGTCCGCTCGCCTCTATCTTTGGCCGCGATCAAAGACACGGATATGCTCGGCGGGAAGACTTCGCCCCCGGGCGGGGAGCGGTCGCTGTCTTCGTCCACGTGGAGCTACGCCCCGCCGGCCACTTCGGCGGCCAATGCGCTGAAGCCTCCGGCTGATACGTGGGCCGGCAAGCCTCGGCCTGCGCCCCCTGGTCTAAACAAGCCCTGGCCGCAGCACCATAATGCGCAGCAGAGGCCCGTGTCCTCCTGGCAGGCGTCTACTTGGCTGCTGCTCAAGAACCTCACGGCCCAg
- the LOC135074441 gene encoding transmembrane protein 104 homolog → MPRRFRGLRRILKMPLTEAGDQYSVWVGLIYIFNLIVGTGALTLPAAFARAGWGLSTISLVFLAFMSYLNVTYVIETMACANAVFKWKRLQAIKRESIQDHDSDDEATTSQHQGDLEEPLVCGESIPSRYYSLDRRVELGEMANLFFNKTGRIMFYCTLCVYLYGDLSIYSAAVAKSIMDVVCSSVPSNMTDPSEWDELSCFNATSHLQPYSRLEVYRIALLTFVGAMGPFVFFNVQKTKYLQLFTSGMRWLAFAIMISMAIHLLIGRGPQGHPPAFDVTGMPTLFGACVYSFMCHHSLPGLVSPIRGKNQLGLHLALDYALISVFYLLLAFTGAFAFARLNDLYTLNFVPKDNENIFLEIVEYFLALFPVFTLSTSFPIIAITLRNNLQSLFLDTTRLESYNFVLRKLLFPIVTVTPPLLLTYFLEDISILIEFTGSYAGTGIQYLIPTFLVISARRHCINLLGLGVVNKYKSPFSNVAWAVFVLLWSFVCIILVSVNMFQKKS, encoded by the exons ATGCCCCGCCGTTTTCGTGGTCTGAGGAGGATTCTAAAAATGCCTCTCACTGAGGCTGGGGATCAATATTCTGTGTGG gtGGGGTTGATTTACATCTTTAATTTAATTGTGGGCACAGGAGCCCTAACGTTGCCAGCAGCTTTCGCCCGTGCAGGATGGGGTCTCAGCACCATTTCGCTGGTGTTCCTTGCGTTCATGAGTTATTTAAACGTAACTTATGTCATCGAGACTATGGCTTGTGCCAATGCAGTATTCAAATGGAAAAGACTGCAGGCAATAAAGAGAGAGAGT ATCCAAGACCACGACTCGGATGATGAGGCAACCACGTCACAGCACCAAGGCGACCTGGAGGAGCCCCTGGTGTGCGGGGAATCCATACCCTCTCGGTATTACAGCCTCGACCGTCGCGTGGAACTCGGAGAAATGGCCAACCTGTTTTTCAATAAGACAG GGAGGATCATGTTCTACTGCACTCTCTGCGTGTATTTGTACGGGGATCTGTCCATATACTCCGCAGCCGTGGCCAAGTCTATAATGGACGTGGTGTG CTCCTCAGTGCCTTCCAACATGACGGATCCAAGCGAATGGGACGAGCTGTCATGTTTCAACGCCACGTCACACCTGCAGCCGTACTCCCGGCTAGAAGTGTACCGGATAGCGCTGCTGACGTTTGTGGGCGCTATGGGGCCTTTTGTCTTCTTCAACGTACAGAAGACCAAGTATCTACAGCTGTTTACCTCGGGCATGAGGTGGTTAG CGTTCGCGATAATGATCTCAATGGCGATTCATCTGCTCATCGGGCGAGGGCCTCAAGGCCACCCGCCGGCCTTTGACGTCACGGGCATGCCGACCCTATTCGGGGCTTGCGTCTACTCCTTCATGTGCCACCATTCCCTCCCCGGCCTCGTCAGCCCTATCCGGGGCAAGAACCAACTCGGCCTCCATCTCGCTCTGGACTACGCACTTATTAGCGTTTTCTATCTCCTTCTAGCATTCACCGGAGCCTTCGCTTTCGCACGGCTTAACGACCTCTACACACTCAATTTTGTCCCAAAAGACAACGAGAACATATTCCTAGAAATCGTCGAGTACTTCTTAGCTCTCTTCCCAGTCTTCACCTTATCGACCAGCTTCCCAATCATAGCTATCACTTTAAGAAACAACCTGCAAAGTCTTTTCCTAGATACCACGAGGTTGGAGTCGTACAACTTCGTGCTGAGGAAGCTACTCTTTCCAATCGTCACGGTGACTCCTCCGTTGCTGCTAACGTATTTTTTAGAAGACATAAGCATTCTCATTGAGTTTACGGGGTCATACGCAGGCACCGGGATACAGTATCTGATCCCAACGTTTCTAGTGATATCCGCTAGGCGGCACTGTATCAATTTACTAGGGCTAGGAGTGGTGAACAAGTATAAGAGTCCCTTCTCTAACGTCGCATGGGCAGTGTTTGTGCTACTGTGGTCTTTCGTCTGCATAATATTAGTCTCTGTCAATATGTTCCAAAAGAAATCATGA